From the Malassezia vespertilionis chromosome 5, complete sequence genome, the window GACACAGGAAGACATGCTGGGCTTGGCGCGTGGTTTTTGGACTCGTCTGCGCATCCGGTTTAAATGGTTTACGATCCGCAGTTACCGGAGATTCAACATTGATGAAATTAGCGCGTTTTTCACCCTCGGAGGCCTGGGAACAGCGATTTGGGTGATTGTCGGAACGTACGTGTGCAAAGGAAACTAACGTAACAGCACCACGTTTGTATCTGTCATTTTTGCAGCGTTAAACTTGCTCAACTTGCAAGGTACGTTACTCACTAGTCTCACCGCAGAATGGATTGCGCTTCAAATTGCCAAATACATCTCGCGCCAAACAGGCTTTACTGTTGCCTGCAACGGCGCCATTGTCCCGAAATGGAAAGAAGGGCGAATCAGTTTTAAAGACGTTGTGGTAACGCGACAGGCCACGCCAATAGCACCGGAAGAATTACAACAGAAAACACAGGATCAGCGCCCGACGGATGCGCAGGATAACAGCCCGAACAATCTGCTTTTATGGGAGCACATACCCGCCTACGACACGGGCAAAGAATTTGTGCCGCCCTTGGATGGCGACGAAAAATCCCAAACGCCGGAAGCGCGGCAGCCAGACAAGAACTTTTCCATGTTTGAGCTCCAGATCGACTCGGTCGATGTGCAGCTCAGTCTTTCGCGTTGGCTCGATGGCCATGGTATGATCAATACAGCGAACATGCATGGCGTGCGTGGGATTGTGGACCGGAGAAACGTTTTTTGGGACCCGAATCTCGTTTACGATccacgcgcgacgcgcagaAAAGCTCGTCCCGGCGACTTTGACTTGCAAATGTTTACCGTGGAAGACTTTTTGGTGACACTGTACCAGCCAGGTGACTTTCGTCCTTTTAACGTAAGCAttttcagcgcgcgcattccaCGCCTCCGCACACAGTGGCTCTTTTACGATCTCCTAAATGCGGAATCAATCACAGGGCAAATCGATGGATGTCTCTTTAGTCTGCACAAGCCACAGAGTGTGCAGCATACGTCGAGCTATTTGTACGGCAAAGGAAACCGCCACTACTTCCAAAACTGGTCGCGTTTGCGTGTAGACGGTGCCAACATTGACCATATCCAGAAAATGTCCGGCCTGTCCGGCCCCATGACGTGGATCTATTCCGGGCGATTTGATCTGGTCGCCGATATTAAATTTCCACGGCAGTATGACAAAGACGTGGACATCAACACTGTTTTTTCCGAGATTCTGGAGAACCTCGGCGCAACCTTTTCGCACGAGCCACTGAATCGGTACAAAGGCGACGAGCTGATCCCTGGACAGCCAGTCTTGAGCGAGCCCGCGATTGTAGCGCCGATTGCAGCTGTTGGGCCCGtttcgcagcgcgcacagcagcagcgcgtcgagcacgaccAGGCCGGACAAGGCCGTATTCGGCGCAGTCAACGACTATTGCACGAGCAGCAGAACAAGAATGCAGAAAAGGAAGCGCAGGCCACGCTGCCCATGCCAGGGGAGGGCGATGACGGCGTGCCCAGTCCGCCCCAATCTGTGCTCATCGAGCTGGACTTGCGCTTCAAGGATATCAAGGCATCCATGCCTATCTTTACGCGCGAACTAAGCTATTCGTCGTATGCATTTGCACGCCCCATTGTCGCATTTATGAACTCGAAAAAGACCCTTATCCCTGTGCGATGCCGCATTGTGATGGACCTAAGCGAGTTTGACGGCTCACTTGACCTTGCCCAAACGGGTCTTTTGCCGCTCGTATCCGACAAGATCTACGAGGCGTTTGCAAACCATGTGCGCTCGCAGCAGGCCAACTCGTTGCGTATGCGCAATGTGAGTATCTGGTCCTTGgatttggcggcgcatggcctACTTCGTATGGCACGGCACCTCCGTGATTCATTCGCACGCGTGCTACCCACGTTAGAAGCGCAGTTTAGTTAATTAGACGCTAGATACCCTTTTGCTCCTCATGCTTCGATGGGAAGAGAGCTGGCACGGCACCATGCCAGCTTGTTTCGTCAAAGTAATAGTTCCCGTACACGCCAAGCCCAATGCTCCCCACAGCCAAACTCAAGCACAAGGACAATGGCGAGCGGTAGAGCCacggcagcgtcggcagcgtCTTGAATGTGAGGTATGTTAGGGACCACGCTGTAACGACGCCGCTGCCATTCAACACGTCTCCCTGCGAGATAATGTAGCCACCCCCACTAAAGAATCCGCCAAACCCAAGCAACTGCCAATACGGCGGCACGAGTCTCGGGACTTTGGCGGCGCTAGCAACATGACCAAGGCCAAATGGCATGGCGACAGCACAAAGTGCAGCAAGTGAGTATGCTGGCATGGGGCTCTGTGCATATGCACGCATCTGCGCCCAtgtatcgcgcgcgcgcgccacgagTGGGGatggcgccgcgtcgttgGTTTGCACGCTGGCCATGAGAGCGCAGAGTCGGCAAAGTGGAGGCAGCAGGCGCAACGCTCCACTTGCGGTGTTTGTCCACGCCACGATGAGTGGCCTTGAAAGTAGGTGTTTGTGCGGATGAGGCTTACTGAGAGAATCGCTATTCCAGCTCAAGGTGTGCATACATGTGTGCTAATGGCAGTTTACAGCCAAGTCGATGCAACGACTTGCGAATAAAGCGAGCCGCGACGAAGTATTGGAGAAGAGCAAACTGAAAAAGGTGCGTCGCATTGCTTCACTGacgcgaggcgcttgcgcaggatAATGTGGAAGGTGCACGTATATATGCAGCGAACTCGATTCGAAAAAAGAACGAGTCGCTAAATTTGTTGCGCCTGAGCAGCCGCATTGACGCGGTGAGCAGTCGCGTGGAAACGGCCGTAGCGATGCGGCAAGTGACTGGGAATATGGCATCGGTCGTCAAAGGCCTAGACAAGGCGATGCAGTCGATGGATTTGGAGCGCGTACGTATTTGTCCCACTCATGTCAGATTTCCATGGTCATGGATAAATTTGAAAACCAGCTAGAGGATGTGGATGTGCAGACATCCTACATGGAGTCTACTATGGGCTCTGCGACGGCAACAGGCATGCCGCAAGACGAAGTTGACACACTTATGCAGCAGATTGCCGATCAAAATGGCATTGAAATGCATCAGCAGCTGGGCAACTCGGCCCTTCAAGGCAAAGTCGCCGATCTTTCCGGAGAACCACAGCGGAATGCACCGCTTCCTAATGCCGATCAGGACGACGCACTAGCCCAGCGGCTACGTGCCTTGCGACCTGCGACATGACGcctgcgcacggcgtgAAATGTTTAGTAATTATAGATGTTGTTGTCCTTGGCGCTACGATTTCTGTTGACGTGTGCAGTGTTCATGAGTGATGCATcggctgccgctgccggcACGAGCGCAATGTGCTCTCCGAATGCAAACGAATTACTTGAACCACCCTTGCATCAGTCAATTGCTTTGGATGAGTTCGCAGAAATTGAGGATTCACTGAAGGAAATCCGACGGAAACCCTCTGCGGAAGGATTCTCGCGCATTCTCAGTGGACTcggtctgcagcgccgcgcgagttCCGCGAATCTTTCGTTATGCAGGCGCATGACCAGCATGCAAAGTATCAGCAGCCATATAGACGACGGTGGCAACAatgcgagcggcgcatcgcccgaCGAGGCAGACTGTTCTGTGGTCGAAGTGCCCGCCGAAGCGGGCGCGATGTGCTGCTGCCAGAAGACGGAGTGTGAAGCATCGAAGTGCTTTGCCGAGAAGGTCAGCGAGATGGAGTCTGATTTGCAGTTGAGCGCAGAAATTGGCCAGGCACTGTTGCGCAGGCAGGAAACCATGATAAaccgcgcgcagcaagaaTCGGAGGAGCacgcggcacagcgcgacaAGCTACTTGAACGTTTTACACAGAGCATCAAAGAGAACAAGAATTTGTCGCGGCAGCTCACGCAGGCAAACATGAATTTGGAGGCTGCCGACCAGAGCCACCACGCACTTCTCACCGAACTGGAAGAGATGCGCAAGCAAATGCGCGACACCAagatgcaccgcgccaagTCTACTGGCATGAGCGCCAAGCTTACCGTCGTGAACAACGAGCTGGAAGATGCGAGGCAGGAGCTGCTCTTGGAGCGCCAACGCTTTGCCGCGTTGGAGAAGAGCGCAAAGCATGCGATGGATGAACGTGTGTGCACACTCCAGCAAGAACTcgaagaagagcgcgagaagcTGCGAAGAatgcgtgcgtgtgcggtTGCAGAATCCAAGCAACAGTCAGCAGCATGGCACAGCCAGCGTGCCAAGCTCGATGCCCATGGCACGTCTAACGGTGCACAAGGCAACGATTTGCCGTGTGTAGACAAAGTGCAGGCGGAGGCATGCGATGTGCGCCCCCTTGCGCAGGACACGGACGAAAGAATATtgcagcagtgcagcgcacgcagcgtctccgggtcgagcgcgagcgagcAAGGCAGCGGCCATCCAAGCACTGCACATACGACGCCGACCAGCTTGTATCAGGAGCATTTTGAAGAGAAGGATGCTGGGCGCCCCTCTTTTGGCGACACATGCTCGGTGCGCACCGTTGATCTTGACCGCTCCTTTGACAGTGGCACAATGGAGACGAGGACGGTGCTTCTTGACGCGCTTCTTGACGCCGTCCAACGTGCCTTTTACAAGCTGGCGCATGCCGATATCGACACAATGACTGCGCGTCTGCACCGCCAAAAACTAGCAGGCGACGTGGGCCATCTTGCACGAACAAGCGTCCAGTCTGCAGTCCGCGATATGGAAGGACTTCGCGAGCATCTCAAGCGCCAAATGgagcgcgacttgcgccACACAAGGAACGGCGTGGAGCGCAATTTGCATGATACCAGTCTTGTGACACGCCGCGACTTTTTTCAGCTGTTCAAGTTGCTGAAAGAAATTATGCTGGAGCTTGCAAAACTCCGTCGCTGTGTTAATGATATCCAGCTGGACCCTGCGAATGCGGCGAAAGTATTGCACGAGCATCTTGGCGTAAACACGACAGCGCCAAAAGGGTCATGGATTGCACGCATGCTCACGGGCGCAATCAGCTCAGCCGCCGAAGCATCGGGCgtggcgcatgcggcgccgatGAAGCCTGGgcctgtgccgcggcgagcgcctgAACTAGTGCCGCCCATGgtcggcgcagcgccaacgTCCACGCTGCAGAGCCATACAGTGCCTATGCGCCACACAGGCGCCTTGCCTGCTCATCTCAcaccgcgcgcaagcacgctAGTGATGCCGTCCTCGGTTGCAGTCCAATTCGCGGGCTCGCATGCGAGCCCCGCCGGCGCACATTTTTCTGCAGCTTCATTTGGGCGTGCGAGTGTATGCAGAGGGCACGGCACATCGCAATTGCGTGCCATGGACACCGAAGGGGCGCTTGGACACTGGAACAAGCCGACCGCATTTGACAgtgcgcgtgtgctgcggccgcgcgcgcgtggcctCAGTGATAGCTccatgcacagcacgctGTTGGAGCACGCACCGGTTCCGTAGCCCTTACGTAAACACAGCCCTGCACGATTATGACTACGATCTTGATTTTGGGCGAGGGAAGCGTGACGCTGGACGCACGCTTATATGCACCAAAAAGCACTACTGCAGGTCTGGCTGTCATTGCGCACCGTATGTAGCGCGCGTACTCATCACAGCGTACGGATGGGTCGGCGGCGACCAGGACAATCACGTCGTTGGCATGCTAACCACGTTTTTtacgcagcgcggcctgTGCACCATCACGtacaatgcgcgcggcgtgcgccccagcagcggcacaatTTCATGGACCATGCAAGGGGAATGCAAGGATTATCAGGTGTGTGATCCCCACGCTTACCCAGGCCGTCGTCGAGTACGGATTGCGTGCGGTGCATCCCACAACGGCGTGTCCACTCTTGTATCTATGTGTACGTAATTCTGCAACTTACTCCAGGGATACAGTGCCGGCGCAATGCAGTACGTGTGCGGTGCACTGACCACAGCGCATccttcgcgcgcgtgaCAAGTGCTGGGTGGGGCACGGCGAGAGTGCGCTACGTGCTGCTATCCTACCCCTACGGCATCCGATGGGCGCTCACATGCCTGCATACGCGCATCTTCCAGCGTGCCGTAGAACagcttgcacgcatggcACATGCGCCGGACGTGGCTGTGCTCCTTGTGGGCGGCACCCACGACCAATTTACCAGCCGTGCGGTACGTCGCCATGACCACTCACAAGTCGTACGAAAACTGGATAGAAGGCATACAGGGATGCACAAACGCCAGCGATCCATCGTTGCGCTCCGTTGTGCTGGACGCAGACCACTTTTGGGCGTCACACGCgtcgctcgcggcgctgcgcgccgcgctcgtggCATGGTGCACGGACCTTGCTGCGCCGATAGGTAGCTCGGCCGAATAAATGGAACGAGACCAACactgccgcggcgctttgcaaaCACGACGGCGATGGCGGCGCCAGGAAGTGCCGCAGATCTAGTGGCACTTGCGCTAGCAACATCCGACGGCTCCGTGAGCGATGCGGCGATTGTAGCTGTGCTGAGcgagcgtcttgcgcaCGGAGTGCCGTATACGTGGGCGTCGGCGACGAACCTTGTTTGTGTGAACCCCTATCGGGAGAACGATGCGTTGGACGCGGAGTTTTCCGAGCAGTGCTCGGTGTATCACGACATTGCCTCGATGGAGCCCCATCCATGTGCGTTGGCGGTGCGTGCGTATCACAGAATGCTCCGTGTGCAGCAGTCCCAGTCGATCCTGTACCACGGCGCGACCGACGCCGGGAAGTCGCACGCGATGCAGCTCGTCACCGAGCATTTGCTCATGCTTGCGGCATCGCAGACACCGGAAGAATCGCTCATTGCCGACCAAGTACGGTGCGCACAGCACATTAtcggcgcgtttggcgcggcgcgcaccgctgcgagcgagcgcgcgtcgagacACGCGACCTACTTGGAGATGCATTTTACAGCAACTGGCCGCCTTTCCGGTGCAAAATTGCTGGCATACGGCCTGGACAAGCACCGGCTGGGCGATACTGTGCCTGGGGAGCGCACATATAGCATATTTTACCAGTttttcggcggcgcaacacGCGAAGAGCGCGAAGCGTACCGCCTGGACGGCGTCCCGCAATTTGCCCTTTTTCCAAAACGCTCTTTGCCTACAAGGGAagatgcgcgtgcgtgcgagTGGACACGCAGTGCGTTTGCGTCGCTTGGCTTGAAAGAGAAGCACGTCCAAGGTATTTTTTGCGTGCTTTCCGCGGTGCTGCACCTTAGCAATCTGACATTTGCTGACGCAGACGTGCCGAACTCTGCCGCGTGCATCACTTCacacgacgcgctggagcgcgcagcggcggtaCTGCAAGTGGCGCCGTCGGACTTGGCGCAAAGTCTTGTGATGGATACGTGCTATCTGCAAAACGAGCGGATCACACATCTCCTCGAccaccgcggcgccgcgatgcagcgcgacggACTTGTGCGCAACTTGTATGCTCTCCTCTTTGCGTTTGTCGTGGAGGTCATCAACCAAAAACTAGCGCCCGCCACCGGCACTGCACATCCTTTGCAAATCGTGCAGTTTGACCCCCCTGGCTTTGTCGCTCGCGGCGAGGTGAAAGCTCCTCGTGCTTCGCACTTCGACGATCTGGTCAAGAACTACATGGCCGAGCTGTTTCGCGCGATGGATTTGCATGCGTGCTTAGACGCGCACGCAGGGGTAAACCAGGCGCTTGTTGACGACGGCATTCGCGTCCCACACACCGCAAAGTACCGCGATGTGATGCCTCTGCTTCGCGGCAGTCCTCCCGATGCAGCCATCCCTGCACAAGGGAGTGTCGCTGCCGACTATGCCACCGCCTTTTCCCAGGTCCTGCATGGCCAGCGTGTcgaagacgacgacggTGCACTGCTCGATTCGTTATACCCCCTTGCGAGCGAGCAATCTTTCCATCCCATCGACTCGTGCCGTGGTGTGCCGGCGTACGGAATCGACCATGCGTTTGGTACCTGCGCTTATTCCGTTCTCCACCACCAGCGGTCGGAGGTGGATTTGTTTGCCACCGAGCAGTTCCAGCTATTGCGCTCATCTGCGTCTCCGTTTATcacgcgcctcgtcgcggGTCCTGGCATGGCGATCGATTCGCACTTGGCGGACCGCAAAGTCGtgctccgcgcgcaaattTCTTCGCGCCCTTTGCGCCGTCCGACGCAGCTCGGCACATGCACACTCTTTTCCAGCACGGGTATTGCGGGCGTGTTTGAACAACTTGATGCAACTGTGGTTGATTTggtgcgcatgctgcatgCCACAGACACAACCTGGCGCGTGTTCTGCCTGTGCTCCAACGACATGTCGCAGCCCAACGCATTCGATACGCGCCGTGTGACGCAACAAGTGCGTGCGGCTGCCTTGCCCCAGCTTGTtcagcgcatgcagcacaGTTGGCTGGCTCCCATTGCCTTAATCGATTTTTGCCAGCGCTATGAagcggtgctgcatgccACTCTCGGCGAAGCTGTTATGGCTGCTGCCGACGAACGCGGCCAGTTTCTCGAGTTTGCGTGCCTGCGTGGCTGGTCGGACCCTGGCGAGTTTGTGCTaggcgcgacgcaagttTGTCTTGCGTACGCATCCTGGTACGCGCTCGAGGAAGAGATGCGTACCTTtagcaatgcgcgcggcattgcgGGCGACACTGCGCGAGCGTCTGTGCCGCCGAATCCTTTTGGGCTCCTTGACGAGCAGCGCTATTCTGGCGCATCGTACACGAACCCCTCTGCGGAAACACATAGTACCGACTTTTACGGGACGAAGCACCAGACATTTGAGATGCAGCCTGATGCGTCGCAAACGTCGCTCCTCAAGCACGACACGGATCCAGAGATCGACGCACTTGGCCTTGGCGAGCCCATCCAGCCGACCAACGGGTCGTGGGGCCCGACGCTGATTACGGAAAAAGACGTGCTTTTGGAAGCGACCAGTGTAGAAGAAGTGCCCATTCCCAAAATGCGCAAATGCTGGACAGCAATCGTGTGGGCCATTACGTTTTGGATTCCCGACTCGGTGCTGAAATACATTGGCAAGATGAAGCGTCCCGACGTGCGCATGGCTTGGCGCGAAAAGCTCGCGATTTGTGTGCTCATCGGCCTCTTTTGCGGTCTGATTTTGTTTTACATCATCGGTCTCGGTCGCATTCTTTGCCCTGAGTACGATAAAGCGTGGAATGCGGGCCAGCTGGGCGAGCACAGCGACGGCGACTCGTACTATGTTGCCGTGCATGGAAACGTGTATGACCTGACCAAGTTTTACAAGATGGACCACTCGGACATCAAGGCCATGCCTGTCACCAACGATTCGATGATGGAGCTTGCGGGGCAGGATCTGACTGCCTACTTTCCTGTTCCGCTCGTGCAAGGATGCCCCGGGCTCGTTCAGGACGTCAATTTGGAGCTCATGGCCAATGAAAACCTCACCGCGACGCTTGGACAGGCTGTGCACAAATccggtgcggcgcagacgtACTCCGATACCAAGCTTAACAGTCCGTCGTGGTACTTTAACCGATTCCTCCCGAAAATGAAGCCGTACTTCAAAGGCTACTACGTGTTCAGCAACGAAGAACTGCAGACCGACGGCTCCTGGCGGAAATGGGCGGTGGTCGATGGGCGTGTGTATGATTTGACCAACTATCTCTTCACTGCGAATCAGAAACGAGGCGACGACAAGTACACCTTCCTCAACCAGGACGTTGTGGACTTGTTCGATGCGCAGTCGGGCTCGGATATCACGGCAGACTTTTCGCGGGCCATGGCTGCGCTGCCACCAACAGTGCGGCACCAAACACAGCAGTGCCTTGACCGTACCTTTTATCTTGGGCGCCACGATTTTCGCgaaacggcgcgctgcgaagCGCAAAACTACTTGCTGCTGTCTTTTTCGATCCTCATTTTCATCTCCATCTTTGCCAAATTTGTgagtgcgctgcagcttgcgcggcggcccaCTCCGGAGCTGCAGGACCGGTTTGTGATCTGCCATATTCCCTGCTACACGGAAGGCGAAgattcgctgcgcaaaacGATTGATTCgcttgccgtgcagcagtacgacgacaagcgcaagctgtTGTTTATTGTGTGCGACGGCATGATTACCGGCAGTGGCAACGAGAAGCCCACGCCGCGGATTGTGCTCGACATTCTCGGTGTCGATCCTCTTGTTGATCCTGAGCCTCTTCCTTTCAAGTCAGTCGCCGAGGGCAGCAAGCAGCTGAATTACGGGAAAGTGCACTCGGGCCTGTACGAATGCGAAGGGCACATGGTGCCGTTTATTGTTGTGGTCAAAGTCGGGCGCCCTAGCGAGCGCTCCAAGCCTGGCAATCGCGGCAAGAGGGATACCCAAGTGCTGCTCATGCGCTACTTGAATAACATGCACTTTGACTTGCCCATGTGCCCCCTCGAGCTGGAAATCTACCACCACATGAAAAACGTGATTGGTGTGGACCCTGCTTTTTACGAGTATGTATTGATGGTCGACGCCGACACGACCATAATGGCGGACGGAATGAATAGactcgtcgctgccgcgTGTCATGACCATTCCATCATTGCTGTGTGTGGCGAGACGCTGCTGGAAAATGAAGACGAGTCGGTTTGGACCATGATCCAAGTGTACGAGTACTACATTTCCCACAATCTTGCTAAAGCGTTCGAGTCGCTGTTCGGCAGTGTCACCTGTCTGCCAGGCTGCTTTACCATGTACCGCATCCGCTCCACCGACAAAGGCAGGCCCTTGCTGGTGAGCAACAAGATCATTGACGACTATGCCGTGAGCCGCATAGATACCTTGCACAAGAAAAacttgctcgcgctcggcgaggacCGGTACTTGACCACCCTTCTCCTCAAGCACTTTCCCAGCTACCGCACCAAGTTCCGTGTGGATGCCAAAGCGCTGAccaccgcgccgagccatTTTAGTGTCCTGCTCtcccagcggcgccggTGGATTAATTCTACGGTGCAC encodes:
- a CDS encoding chitin synthase (EggNog:ENOG503NXHC; TransMembrane:6 (o954-973i989-1007o1254-1278i1643-1667o1673-1697i1704-1727o); COG:M; CAZy:GT2_Chitin_synth) codes for the protein MHASFARVTSAGWGTARVRYVLLSYPYGIRWALTCLHTRIFQRAVEQLARMAHAPDVAVLLVGGTHDQFTSRALGRINGTRPTLPRRFANTTAMAAPGSAADLVALALATSDGSVSDAAIVAVLSERLAHGVPYTWASATNLVCVNPYRENDALDAEFSEQCSVYHDIASMEPHPCALAVRAYHRMLRVQQSQSILYHGATDAGKSHAMQLVTEHLLMLAASQTPEESLIADQVRCAQHIIGAFGAARTAASERASRHATYLEMHFTATGRLSGAKLLAYGLDKHRLGDTVPGERTYSIFYQFFGGATREEREAYRLDGVPQFALFPKRSLPTREDARACEWTRSAFASLGLKEKHVQGIFCVLSAVLHLSNLTFADADVPNSAACITSHDALERAAAVLQVAPSDLAQSLVMDTCYLQNERITHLLDHRGAAMQRDGLVRNLYALLFAFVVEVINQKLAPATGTAHPLQIVQFDPPGFVARGEVKAPRASHFDDLVKNYMAELFRAMDLHACLDAHAGVNQALVDDGIRVPHTAKYRDVMPLLRGSPPDAAIPAQGSVAADYATAFSQVLHGQRVEDDDGALLDSLYPLASEQSFHPIDSCRGVPAYGIDHAFGTCAYSVLHHQRSEVDLFATEQFQLLRSSASPFITRLVAGPGMAIDSHLADRKVVLRAQISSRPLRRPTQLGTCTLFSSTGIAGVFEQLDATVVDLVRMLHATDTTWRVFCLCSNDMSQPNAFDTRRVTQQVRAAALPQLVQRMQHSWLAPIALIDFCQRYEAVLHATLGEAVMAAADERGQFLEFACLRGWSDPGEFVLGATQVCLAYASWYALEEEMRTFSNARGIAGDTARASVPPNPFGLLDEQRYSGASYTNPSAETHSTDFYGTKHQTFEMQPDASQTSLLKHDTDPEIDALGLGEPIQPTNGSWGPTLITEKDVLLEATSVEEVPIPKMRKCWTAIVWAITFWIPDSVLKYIGKMKRPDVRMAWREKLAICVLIGLFCGLILFYIIGLGRILCPEYDKAWNAGQLGEHSDGDSYYVAVHGNVYDLTKFYKMDHSDIKAMPVTNDSMMELAGQDLTAYFPVPLVQGCPGLVQDVNLELMANENLTATLGQAVHKSGAAQTYSDTKLNSPSWYFNRFLPKMKPYFKGYYVFSNEELQTDGSWRKWAVVDGRVYDLTNYLFTANQKRGDDKYTFLNQDVVDLFDAQSGSDITADFSRAMAALPPTVRHQTQQCLDRTFYLGRHDFRETARCEAQNYLLLSFSILIFISIFAKFVSALQLARRPTPELQDRFVICHIPCYTEGEDSLRKTIDSLAVQQYDDKRKLLFIVCDGMITGSGNEKPTPRIVLDILGVDPLVDPEPLPFKSVAEGSKQLNYGKVHSGLYECEGHMVPFIVVVKVGRPSERSKPGNRGKRDTQVLLMRYLNNMHFDLPMCPLELEIYHHMKNVIGVDPAFYEYVLMVDADTTIMADGMNRLVAAACHDHSIIAVCGETLLENEDESVWTMIQVYEYYISHNLAKAFESLFGSVTCLPGCFTMYRIRSTDKGRPLLVSNKIIDDYAVSRIDTLHKKNLLALGEDRYLTTLLLKHFPSYRTKFRVDAKALTTAPSHFSVLLSQRRRWINSTVHNLVELVRMDGLCGFCLFSMRFIVFIDLVGTVILPATAVYMVYLIVTVATGAAPLPIIALAMIGAVYGLQAIVFLLRRQWQYIGWMVIYLMAYPVYAFLLPIYSFWHMDDFTWGSTRIVVGEKGNRKVVAGTDDEPYHDSMIPKKRFSEYQQEMYALGDAFDDPLLFGDASAARAAPIAAPDFEYTDYFQETNVLDKRASRSLPRTSRYDARSHGATPMDMHSVPMPAMSMYGMPPMYGTNPWGTPFPATRPMSGISALAHPLSSMGHGAVPETDASDPSDETLRAAIISYLAAQPSLMHVTKRHVREAIGAAMPNADLARRRGRINRMVDELLSGGA
- a CDS encoding uncharacterized protein (EggNog:ENOG503Q501) encodes the protein MFMFMSDASAAAAGTSAMCSPNANELLEPPLHQSIALDEFAEIEDSLKEIRRKPSAEGFSRILSGLGLQRRASSANLSLCRRMTSMQSISSHIDDGGNNASGASPDEADCSVVEVPAEAGAMCCCQKTECEASKCFAEKVSEMESDLQLSAEIGQALLRRQETMINRAQQESEEHAAQRDKLLERFTQSIKENKNLSRQLTQANMNLEAADQSHHALLTELEEMRKQMRDTKMHRAKSTGMSAKLTVVNNELEDARQELLLERQRFAALEKSAKHAMDERVCTLQQELEEEREKLRRMRACAVAESKQQSAAWHSQRAKLDAHGTSNGAQGNDLPCVDKVQAEACDVRPLAQDTDERILQQCSARSVSGSSASEQGSGHPSTAHTTPTSLYQEHFEEKDAGRPSFGDTCSVRTVDLDRSFDSGTMETRTVLLDALLDAVQRAFYKLAHADIDTMTARLHRQKLAGDVGHLARTSVQSAVRDMEGLREHLKRQMERDLRHTRNGVERNLHDTSLVTRRDFFQLFKLLKEIMLELAKLRRCVNDIQLDPANAAKVLHEHLGVNTTAPKGSWIARMLTGAISSAAEASGVAHAAPMKPGPVPRRAPELVPPMVGAAPTSTLQSHTVPMRHTGALPAHLTPRASTLVMPSSVAVQFAGSHASPAGAHFSAASFGRASVCRGHGTSQLRAMDTEGALGHWNKPTAFDSARVLRPRARGLSDSSMHSTLLEHAPVP
- a CDS encoding uncharacterized protein (COG:U; EggNog:ENOG503P25J; BUSCO:EOG092656CM), giving the protein MSGLEKSLFQLKFTAKSMQRLANKASRDEVLEKSKLKKALAQDNVEGARIYAANSIRKKNESLNLLRLSSRIDAVSSRVETAVAMRQVTGNMASVVKGLDKAMQSMDLERISMVMDKFENQLEDVDVQTSYMESTMGSATATGMPQDEVDTLMQQIADQNGIEMHQQLGNSALQGKVADLSGEPQRNAPLPNADQDDALAQRLRALRPAT
- a CDS encoding uncharacterized protein (EggNog:ENOG503P8UJ; TransMembrane:4 (o35-54i66-83o89-105i117-138o); COG:S) — translated: MASVQTNDAAPSPLVARARDTWAQMRAYAQSPMPAYSLAALCAVAMPFGLGHVASAAKVPRLVPPYWQLLGFGGFFSGGGYIISQGDVLNGSGVVTAWSLTYLTFKTLPTLPWLYRSPLSLCLSLAVGSIGLGVSLPIEA
- the MDM31 gene encoding Mitochondrial distribution and morphology protein 31, mitochondrial precursor (BUSCO:EOG092615Y4; EggNog:ENOG503NUII; TransMembrane:1 (i127-160o); COG:S) is translated as MHTTHNTKTREKQLPKEGEQRQEAPLDSAQEPNTALQKSPMTHELVEMPPKTLFQNYPRSLRNLALKARSFALSRAKDKSTGKTEGKDTTPTQEDMLGLARGFWTRLRIRFKWFTIRSYRRFNIDEISAFFTLGGLGTAIWVIVGTTTFVSVIFAALNLLNLQEWIALQIAKYISRQTGFTVACNGAIVPKWKEGRISFKDVVVTRQATPIAPEELQQKTQDQRPTDAQDNSPNNLLLWEHIPAYDTGKEFVPPLDGDEKSQTPEARQPDKNFSMFELQIDSVDVQLSLSRWLDGHGMINTANMHGVRGIVDRRNVFWDPNLVYDPRATRRKARPGDFDLQMFTVEDFLVTLYQPGDFRPFNVSIFSARIPRLRTQWLFYDLLNAESITGQIDGCLFSLHKPQSVQHTSSYLYGKGNRHYFQNWSRLRVDGANIDHIQKMSGLSGPMTWIYSGRFDLVADIKFPRQYDKDVDINTVFSEILENLGATFSHEPLNRYKGDELIPGQPVLSEPAIVAPIAAVGPVSQRAQQQRVEHDQAGQGRIRRSQRLLHEQQNKNAEKEAQATLPMPGEGDDGVPSPPQSVLIELDLRFKDIKASMPIFTRELSYSSYAFARPIVAFMNSKKTLIPVRCRIVMDLSEFDGSLDLAQTGLLPLVSDKIYEAFANHVRSQQANSLRMRNVSIWSLDLAAHGLLRMARHLRDSFARVLPTLEAQFS